A stretch of the Thalassotalea euphylliae genome encodes the following:
- a CDS encoding NAD-dependent epimerase/dehydratase family protein: MNKYEQICQELKAQPKTWLITGVAGFIGSNLLETLLKLDQRVVGLDNFATGYQKNLEEVKQLVSSEQWQAFTFVEGDIRDVSTCSQVCDGVDYVLHQAALGSVPRSLADPITSNAANVTGFLNMLEAAKQANVASFTYAASSSTYGDHPALPKVEDNIGSPLSPYAVTKYVNELYANVYARAYDFNCIGLRYFNVFGRRQDPDGAYAAVIPKWTAAMIKGDTVFINGDGETSRDFCYIDNTVQMNILAATAPAEAKNAVYNVALGDRTTLNELYASIKHALSDNSVQIETEPEYRDFRAGDVRHSQADVSKAKSALGYDPSHRIQQGILEAMPWYLAHSG, encoded by the coding sequence ATGAATAAGTACGAACAAATATGCCAAGAGTTGAAAGCGCAGCCTAAAACTTGGTTAATTACAGGTGTTGCTGGCTTTATTGGTTCTAACCTTTTAGAAACCTTACTAAAACTAGATCAACGAGTTGTTGGTCTTGATAACTTTGCCACCGGCTATCAAAAAAATCTGGAAGAAGTGAAACAACTCGTTTCATCAGAGCAATGGCAGGCGTTTACGTTTGTAGAGGGTGATATTCGCGATGTTAGCACCTGTTCACAAGTATGCGATGGCGTAGACTATGTTTTACACCAAGCAGCTTTAGGCTCTGTGCCGCGCTCGCTGGCAGACCCTATTACCTCTAATGCCGCCAATGTTACAGGCTTTTTAAATATGCTTGAGGCTGCAAAGCAAGCCAATGTTGCGAGCTTTACTTATGCCGCCAGCAGTTCTACTTATGGTGATCACCCGGCATTGCCCAAAGTGGAGGATAACATTGGCAGTCCACTTTCCCCTTATGCGGTAACAAAATACGTTAATGAGCTCTACGCGAATGTCTATGCAAGAGCTTATGACTTTAATTGTATTGGTTTGCGGTACTTCAATGTGTTCGGTCGCCGACAAGATCCTGATGGCGCGTATGCGGCGGTAATTCCCAAATGGACTGCTGCTATGATTAAAGGCGACACTGTGTTTATCAATGGTGATGGCGAAACCAGCCGTGACTTTTGTTATATCGACAATACCGTACAAATGAATATTCTAGCTGCCACCGCGCCCGCTGAAGCGAAAAACGCGGTATATAATGTCGCACTTGGCGATAGAACGACGCTCAACGAGCTTTATGCGTCTATCAAGCATGCCTTATCAGATAATAGTGTTCAGATTGAAACAGAGCCTGAATATCGAGATTTTAGAGCGGGCGATGTTAGACACTCGCAAGCTGATGTTTCTAAAGCAAAGTCAGCACTTGGTTACGATCCAAGCCATCGCATTCAACAAGGTATTCTTGAAGCTATGCCTTGGTATTTGGCACATTCAGGTTGA
- a CDS encoding GtrA family protein translates to MRFLKFIGVGGVATICQYCLLIMFVEFASLALLASTMLSYCLSTLLNYWLNYHFTFTSDQAHAKLLPRFVLVALVGLLINTSVFALFSLVLNFYYLVAQVAATLFALIWNYGANKLWTFKRVEKVKLS, encoded by the coding sequence ATGAGATTTCTAAAATTCATTGGCGTAGGCGGGGTGGCAACAATTTGTCAATATTGCCTACTAATTATGTTTGTAGAATTCGCTTCTTTGGCATTATTAGCGTCCACGATGTTATCTTACTGTTTAAGCACATTGTTGAACTACTGGTTAAATTACCACTTTACGTTTACCAGTGATCAAGCACACGCCAAATTATTGCCTCGTTTTGTATTGGTTGCATTAGTCGGTTTATTAATTAATACCTCAGTTTTTGCGTTGTTTAGTCTAGTACTTAACTTTTATTATCTAGTTGCACAGGTTGCAGCCACTTTGTTTGCTCTTATTTGGAACTATGGAGCTAATAAGCTTTGGACATTCAAGAGAGTTGAGAAAGTTAAATTAAGCTAA
- a CDS encoding glycosyltransferase family 2 protein encodes MTPINEIPSLSIVVPCYNEEEVLPETIQRISAIIELLIEKNKVNSSSCVFFVDDGSRDRTWEIIESHAHSNSFVKGYKLSRNRGHQNALLAGLHNAQGDILISIDADLQDDTSAIEAMVDEYVKGHEVVYGVRSKRETDTFFKRYTAEAYYKLLAKLGVELVFNHADYRLLSRKALEELKRYSEVNLFLRGIVPQLGFSSTSVEYERHERFAGESKYPLKKMLAFAAEGVTSFSHAPLRFITGLGFLVSLFAFFMIFWVLAVKLFSDNAVPGWASIVIPVFFIGGVQLLSLGVVGEYIAKIYMETKSRPLYTIEKEV; translated from the coding sequence ATGACTCCAATAAATGAAATACCTAGTCTTTCAATCGTTGTTCCGTGTTACAACGAAGAAGAAGTGCTACCCGAAACAATTCAGCGTATTTCAGCTATAATTGAACTGCTCATTGAAAAAAACAAAGTAAATTCATCTAGTTGTGTTTTTTTTGTGGACGATGGTAGTCGAGACCGTACATGGGAAATTATCGAATCTCATGCACACTCTAACTCCTTTGTGAAAGGTTATAAATTGTCGAGGAACCGAGGGCACCAAAATGCGCTACTGGCTGGTTTACACAATGCTCAAGGAGATATACTGATTAGCATTGACGCTGATTTACAAGACGATACCAGTGCGATTGAAGCTATGGTTGATGAATATGTGAAAGGCCATGAAGTGGTTTATGGGGTGCGTTCTAAGCGAGAGACAGATACTTTTTTTAAACGCTATACGGCGGAAGCTTATTACAAACTACTGGCGAAATTGGGTGTTGAATTAGTGTTTAATCATGCAGATTACCGCCTGTTAAGTCGCAAAGCACTGGAAGAATTAAAGCGTTACTCAGAAGTTAACTTATTTTTACGTGGAATTGTGCCGCAACTTGGGTTTAGTTCAACCAGTGTTGAATATGAACGACACGAACGCTTTGCTGGAGAGTCAAAATATCCGTTAAAAAAAATGCTAGCATTTGCAGCCGAGGGAGTGACCTCTTTCTCCCACGCGCCACTGCGGTTTATAACAGGCTTGGGATTTCTTGTTTCGTTGTTCGCGTTTTTTATGATTTTTTGGGTGCTTGCAGTTAAGCTATTTAGCGACAACGCGGTTCCAGGTTGGGCATCTATTGTAATTCCAGTGTTTTTTATTGGCGGTGTACAGCTACTCAGCTTAGGAGTGGTCGGTGAGTATATTGCCAAAATATACATGGAGACTAAATCTAGACCGTTATACACGATAGAGAAGGAAGTTTAA